The Acidimicrobiia bacterium genome window below encodes:
- a CDS encoding APC family permease, with product METVTPRQAPTPMPPPTAAPNLPESRRYRLKKRLLGPPLDTDQLEHERLGIPTALAVFSSDCISSSAYATEEILRVLVIAVGLAAFSLVVPVTIAMLVVLFFLILSYRETIKEYPTAGGAYMVTRDNFGLLPAQVAGVSLLTDYVLTVAVSTAAGTAALTSAIASLRPYSVEISLFFIVVIAVGNLKGVRESGKIFAVPTYLFIGIMGVLLLVGFYKMGFGHLAPQSVSKKGMLKLGSPGDGLAYGAGLYVLLHAFASGGAAVTGVEAISNGVTAFRKPEWKNARVTLIIMGATLGTLFLGLSVLSTRVHPIPYVSGTPTVISQVGKQVFGTGPVGGLLYGLLQVGTMLILVLAANTSFADFPRLASFHAGDNFMPRQLTKRGHRLVFSNGIIALALAAAVLVVVTGAKVDRLIPLYAIGVFTSFTLSQAGMAKHHVTRKEPGWRRGLFVNGIGAVLSAVVDVIIGITKFTHGAWVIIIFVPVLVALLVRLNRQYESEADQLEHDVTAAVTAPVLRRHVVLVLAARLDQSTARAIQYARTLVPDEMRAVHIAWDRDAGARLAAEWARLGLARVPLELVDCPDRRVARAVLEYVAAELADGQTEVTVVLPHRVYSHTWHRFLHDRTGDEIAEAISGLEHANVTIIPYKMGETSVHADA from the coding sequence ATGGAGACCGTCACCCCGCGTCAGGCGCCCACTCCGATGCCGCCGCCGACCGCGGCGCCGAACCTTCCCGAGAGCCGGCGCTACCGGTTGAAGAAGCGTCTCCTGGGTCCGCCGCTCGACACGGACCAGCTCGAGCACGAGCGCCTCGGGATCCCCACCGCGCTCGCGGTGTTCTCGTCGGACTGTATCTCGTCCTCGGCGTACGCGACCGAGGAGATCCTCCGCGTCCTCGTCATCGCGGTGGGCCTCGCGGCGTTCAGCCTCGTGGTCCCCGTGACGATCGCGATGCTCGTCGTGCTGTTCTTCCTGATCCTCTCGTACCGCGAGACGATCAAGGAGTACCCGACGGCCGGTGGCGCGTACATGGTCACGCGCGACAATTTCGGCCTCCTGCCCGCGCAGGTCGCGGGGGTGTCGCTGCTGACCGACTACGTGCTCACCGTCGCGGTGTCGACGGCGGCGGGCACCGCCGCGCTGACGTCCGCGATCGCGTCGCTCCGCCCGTACTCCGTCGAGATCTCGCTGTTCTTCATCGTCGTGATCGCGGTCGGGAACCTGAAGGGCGTCCGTGAGTCCGGGAAGATCTTCGCGGTCCCGACGTACCTCTTCATCGGCATCATGGGCGTGCTGCTGCTCGTCGGCTTCTACAAGATGGGGTTCGGGCACCTCGCGCCGCAGTCGGTGAGCAAGAAGGGGATGCTGAAGCTCGGCAGCCCGGGCGACGGCCTCGCGTACGGGGCGGGCCTGTACGTGCTGCTGCACGCGTTCGCGTCGGGTGGCGCGGCCGTGACCGGTGTGGAGGCGATCTCCAACGGCGTCACCGCGTTCCGCAAGCCCGAGTGGAAGAACGCGCGCGTCACGCTGATCATCATGGGCGCGACGCTCGGGACGCTCTTCCTGGGGCTGTCCGTCCTCTCGACGCGTGTCCACCCGATCCCGTACGTGTCCGGGACGCCGACGGTCATCTCGCAGGTCGGCAAGCAGGTGTTCGGGACGGGCCCGGTCGGCGGCCTCCTCTACGGGCTGCTCCAGGTCGGGACCATGCTGATCCTCGTCCTCGCCGCGAACACGAGCTTCGCAGACTTCCCGCGGCTGGCGTCGTTCCACGCGGGTGACAACTTCATGCCCCGCCAGCTCACCAAGCGCGGCCACCGGCTGGTGTTCTCCAACGGCATCATCGCCCTCGCGCTCGCGGCCGCGGTGCTCGTCGTCGTGACGGGCGCGAAGGTCGACCGGCTGATCCCGCTCTACGCGATCGGCGTGTTCACGTCGTTCACGCTGTCGCAGGCCGGCATGGCGAAGCACCACGTCACGCGCAAGGAACCGGGATGGCGGCGGGGCCTGTTCGTGAACGGCATCGGCGCCGTGCTGTCCGCCGTCGTCGACGTCATCATCGGCATCACGAAGTTCACGCACGGCGCGTGGGTGATCATCATCTTCGTGCCCGTCCTCGTCGCGCTGCTCGTACGCCTCAACCGCCAGTACGAGTCCGAGGCCGACCAGCTCGAGCACGACGTGACCGCAGCCGTCACCGCACCCGTGCTGCGCCGCCATGTCGTCCTCGTCCTCGCCGCGCGGCTCGACCAGAGCACGGCGCGTGCGATCCAGTACGCGCGCACGCTCGTTCCCGACGAGATGCGCGCCGTCCACATCGCGTGGGACCGCGACGCGGGCGCGCGTCTCGCCGCCGAATGGGCGCGGCTGGGCCTCGCGCGCGTTCCTCTCGAGCTCGTCGACTGTCCCGACCGGCGTGTCGCGCGCGCCGTGCTGGAGTACGTCGCAGCCGAGCTCGCCGACGGCCAGACCGAGGTGACCGTGGTGCTCCCGCACCGCGTCTACAGCCACACGTGGCACCGCTTCCTGCACGACCGAACCGGTGACGAGATCGCCGAGGCGATCAGCGGGCTCGAGCACGCGAACGTGACGATCATCCCGTACAAGATGGGCGAGACGTCCGTCCACGCGGACGCGTAG
- a CDS encoding sodium-translocating pyrophosphatase — protein sequence MGSIILAAEGSYQEFKLTGAEWFWLVFSIATALLAILVGLFLMRGVLAADEGTPTMREIAKAIQEGAMAYLRRQFRTILIILVPVAAAVFFTSTRVAKPGGEEALSFVASGAFRTIAFIVGGFLSGLTGFIGMSLAVRGNVRTAAAARTGSLPGALRVAFRTGGIAGMFTVGLGLLGATIIIMVFQNSATAILVGFSFGGSLLALFMRVGGGIFTKAADVGADLVGKVEQGIPEDDPRNPATIADNVGDNVGDCAGMAADLFESYEVTLVASIILGVAAFRSIYPHDPTKWVLGLIFPLIVRALGVLASICGVFAVRARDNDRSAMAPINRGFLTAGVLTVVATLVVALAYVGNGPKNEGWKMFGAVVVGLILAQAVSALTEHFTSTEREPVREIAEATRTGPATTVLAGIGSGLESSVWAIIAIAITIGVAIGLGGGNIQFSLYLIALTGMGMLATTGVVVSEDSFGPVADNAAGIAEMSGEFGGEPERIMVGLDAVGNTTKAVTKGFAIGSAVIAAVALFASFIETIGSELNIGKTGSALFHDTATQINIAEPKTFIGLLIGGSIAFLFSALAIRAVGRTAGTVVQEVRSQFADGQIMAGTKRPDYGPVIDICTKASLRELATPALLAVLSPVIVGFGVSYLALGAFLGAVILTGQLMANFLNNAGGAWDNAKKYIEDGHEGGKGSEAHKAAVIGDTVGDPFKDTAGPALNPLIKVMNLVALLVLPAVISLRNNDAARFGIAGASLVILLVAIAFSKRKGGGFAEESEIVEEAIHEREAQLAP from the coding sequence TTGGGGAGCATCATCCTCGCGGCCGAGGGCAGCTACCAGGAGTTCAAGCTCACCGGCGCGGAGTGGTTCTGGCTGGTGTTCTCGATCGCCACGGCGCTGCTCGCGATCCTGGTCGGCCTGTTCCTCATGCGCGGCGTCCTCGCGGCGGACGAGGGCACGCCGACGATGCGCGAGATCGCGAAGGCGATCCAGGAGGGCGCGATGGCGTACCTCCGGCGCCAGTTCCGCACGATCCTCATCATCCTCGTGCCCGTCGCGGCGGCAGTCTTCTTCACGTCGACGCGCGTCGCGAAGCCGGGCGGTGAGGAGGCGCTGTCGTTCGTCGCGTCGGGCGCGTTCCGCACGATCGCGTTCATCGTCGGCGGGTTCCTGTCCGGGCTCACCGGGTTCATCGGGATGAGCCTCGCAGTACGCGGGAACGTCCGCACCGCAGCCGCCGCGCGCACCGGGTCCCTGCCCGGTGCGCTTCGCGTCGCCTTCCGGACGGGCGGCATCGCGGGCATGTTCACCGTCGGCCTCGGCCTGCTCGGGGCGACGATCATCATCATGGTCTTCCAGAACAGCGCGACCGCGATCCTCGTCGGCTTCAGCTTCGGCGGATCGTTGCTCGCACTGTTCATGCGCGTCGGCGGCGGGATCTTCACGAAGGCGGCCGACGTCGGTGCCGACCTCGTCGGCAAGGTCGAGCAGGGCATCCCCGAGGACGACCCGCGCAACCCCGCGACGATCGCCGACAACGTCGGTGACAACGTCGGCGACTGCGCCGGGATGGCGGCCGACCTCTTCGAGAGCTACGAGGTCACGCTCGTGGCGTCGATCATCCTGGGCGTCGCCGCGTTCCGCTCCATCTATCCCCACGACCCGACCAAGTGGGTGCTCGGTCTGATCTTCCCGCTGATCGTCCGCGCGCTCGGCGTGCTCGCGTCGATCTGCGGCGTCTTCGCCGTGCGCGCCAGGGACAACGACCGTTCCGCGATGGCACCGATCAACCGCGGGTTCCTCACCGCGGGCGTGCTGACCGTCGTCGCGACGCTCGTCGTCGCGCTCGCGTACGTCGGCAACGGCCCGAAGAACGAGGGCTGGAAGATGTTCGGCGCGGTCGTCGTCGGGCTGATCCTCGCCCAGGCCGTCAGCGCGCTCACCGAGCACTTCACGTCCACCGAGCGCGAGCCGGTCCGCGAGATCGCGGAGGCCACACGCACCGGCCCGGCCACGACGGTGCTCGCCGGCATCGGCAGCGGTCTCGAGTCGTCGGTGTGGGCGATCATCGCCATCGCCATCACGATCGGTGTCGCGATCGGGCTCGGCGGCGGCAACATCCAGTTCTCGCTGTACCTCATCGCGCTGACCGGCATGGGCATGCTCGCGACGACGGGCGTCGTCGTGTCCGAGGACAGCTTCGGCCCGGTCGCCGACAACGCGGCGGGCATCGCCGAGATGTCGGGCGAGTTCGGCGGCGAGCCGGAGCGGATCATGGTCGGGCTCGACGCGGTCGGGAACACGACCAAGGCGGTCACGAAGGGGTTCGCGATCGGCTCCGCGGTCATCGCGGCCGTCGCGTTGTTCGCCTCGTTCATCGAGACGATCGGCAGCGAGCTCAACATCGGCAAGACCGGTTCGGCCCTCTTCCACGACACCGCGACCCAGATCAACATCGCCGAGCCGAAGACGTTCATCGGACTGCTCATCGGTGGCTCGATCGCGTTCCTGTTCAGCGCGCTCGCCATCCGCGCCGTCGGCCGCACCGCGGGGACCGTCGTGCAGGAGGTCCGCTCGCAGTTCGCCGACGGTCAGATCATGGCGGGCACGAAGCGGCCCGACTACGGCCCGGTCATCGACATCTGCACGAAGGCGTCGCTGCGCGAGCTCGCGACGCCCGCGCTGCTCGCGGTGCTGTCGCCCGTCATCGTCGGGTTCGGCGTCAGCTACCTCGCGCTCGGCGCGTTCCTCGGCGCCGTCATCCTCACCGGTCAGTTGATGGCGAACTTCCTCAACAACGCCGGTGGCGCGTGGGACAACGCGAAGAAGTACATCGAGGACGGTCACGAGGGCGGCAAGGGCTCCGAGGCACACAAGGCCGCCGTCATCGGCGACACCGTCGGCGACCCGTTCAAGGACACCGCGGGTCCCGCGCTCAACCCGCTCATCAAGGTGATGAATCTCGTCGCGCTCCTCGTGCTCCCCGCGGTGATCAGCCTCCGCAACAACGACGCCGCGCGCTTCGGCATCGCGGGTGCGAGCCTCGTCATCCTGCTCGTCGCGATCGCGTTCTCGAAGCGCAAGGGCGGCGGGTTCGCCGAGGAGTCCGAGATCGTCGAGGAGGCGATCCACGAGCGCGAGGCGCAGCTCGCGCCGTAA
- a CDS encoding APC family permease, with product MRTFPTQATPKPLPPAPEVELKESRGYRLKHKLLGPPLDTEALEHERLGIPTALAVFSSDCISSSAYATEEILRVLVPAAGLAAFSLVVPATLMMLVVLFFLILSYRQTIKEYPTAGGAYMVTRDNFGLLPAQVAGVSLLTDYVLTVAVSVSAGTAALTSAASPLRPYAVEISLFFIVVIAFGNLRGVRESGRVFSFPTYLFMFMMGLVIVLGLYKAGFGHLVPQSIHQKGMIKAGTAGSGFLYGIGIYAFLHAFASGGSAMTGVEAISNGVSAFRKPEWKNARVTLIIMGVTLGTAFLGLSVLSTKVHAVPFTSGTPTVISQVGKQVFGGGALGDSLYYILQAGTMLILVLAANTSFADFPRLASFQAADAFMPKQLTKRGQRLVFSNGIISLGAVAAVLVVATGANVARLIPLYAIGVFTSFTLSQSGMARHHIRKKEPGWRWGLVVNATGAVLSGIVLVIFAVAKFTEGAWIIIVLVPIFVALLYRLNHQYEAEAEELERDAETAATAPILRRHVVLVFVARLDRAAARAIQYARTLVPDEMRAVHIAIDRHAAEELAANWRRLGLARVPLELVDCPSRRIARAALEYVAAELAGGDTEVTVVMPHRVYKRFWHRLLHDRTADEMARAMSQLQHVNVTQIPYHLGAPSLTVEQVQSDGERMDSPHA from the coding sequence ATGCGGACGTTCCCGACGCAGGCGACGCCGAAGCCGCTGCCGCCCGCGCCCGAGGTCGAGCTGAAGGAGAGCCGGGGCTACCGGCTGAAGCACAAGCTCCTCGGTCCGCCGCTCGACACCGAGGCGCTGGAGCACGAGCGCCTCGGCATCCCCACCGCGCTCGCGGTGTTCTCGTCGGACTGCATCTCGTCCTCCGCGTACGCGACCGAGGAGATCCTGCGCGTCCTCGTGCCGGCGGCCGGCCTCGCCGCCTTCAGCCTCGTCGTGCCGGCGACGCTGATGATGCTCGTCGTCCTCTTCTTCCTGATCCTGTCCTACCGGCAGACGATCAAGGAGTACCCGACGGCGGGTGGCGCCTACATGGTCACCCGCGACAACTTCGGGCTGCTGCCCGCGCAGGTCGCCGGTGTCTCGCTGCTGACCGACTACGTGCTGACCGTCGCCGTCTCGGTCTCGGCCGGGACGGCCGCGCTCACGTCCGCGGCGTCACCGTTGCGCCCGTACGCCGTCGAGATCTCGCTCTTCTTCATCGTCGTGATCGCGTTCGGCAACCTGCGTGGTGTCCGCGAGTCGGGACGGGTGTTCTCGTTCCCGACCTATCTCTTCATGTTCATGATGGGGCTCGTCATCGTGCTCGGCCTGTACAAGGCCGGGTTCGGGCACCTCGTCCCGCAGTCGATCCACCAGAAGGGCATGATCAAGGCGGGGACGGCCGGCAGCGGGTTCCTCTACGGCATCGGGATCTACGCGTTCCTGCACGCGTTCGCGTCGGGTGGCTCCGCGATGACGGGCGTCGAGGCGATCTCGAACGGCGTCAGCGCGTTCCGCAAGCCGGAGTGGAAGAACGCCCGGGTGACGCTCATCATCATGGGCGTCACGCTCGGCACCGCGTTCCTGGGACTGTCGGTCCTGTCGACCAAGGTCCACGCGGTGCCGTTCACGTCCGGCACGCCGACCGTCATCTCGCAGGTCGGCAAGCAGGTGTTCGGGGGCGGCGCGCTCGGCGACTCGCTCTACTACATCCTGCAGGCGGGGACGATGCTGATCCTCGTCCTCGCCGCCAACACCAGCTTCGCCGACTTCCCGCGCCTTGCGTCGTTCCAGGCGGCCGACGCGTTCATGCCGAAGCAGCTCACGAAGCGCGGGCAGCGCCTCGTGTTCTCGAACGGGATCATCTCCCTCGGCGCGGTCGCGGCGGTCCTCGTGGTCGCGACGGGCGCGAACGTCGCCCGCCTCATCCCGCTCTACGCGATCGGCGTGTTCACGTCGTTCACGCTCTCGCAGTCCGGCATGGCGCGCCACCACATCAGGAAGAAGGAGCCCGGGTGGCGCTGGGGCCTGGTCGTGAACGCGACCGGTGCGGTGCTGTCCGGGATCGTCCTCGTGATCTTCGCGGTCGCGAAGTTCACCGAGGGTGCGTGGATCATCATCGTGCTGGTCCCGATCTTCGTCGCGCTGCTGTACCGCCTGAACCACCAGTACGAGGCGGAGGCCGAGGAGCTCGAGCGCGACGCCGAGACCGCGGCGACCGCGCCGATCCTGCGGCGGCACGTCGTGCTCGTGTTCGTCGCGCGCCTCGATCGCGCAGCCGCGCGCGCCATCCAGTACGCACGGACCCTCGTGCCCGACGAGATGCGGGCCGTGCACATCGCCATCGACCGTCACGCGGCGGAGGAGCTCGCCGCGAACTGGCGCCGGCTCGGTCTCGCGCGCGTCCCGCTCGAGCTCGTCGACTGCCCGAGCCGCCGCATCGCCCGCGCCGCCCTCGAATACGTCGCGGCCGAGCTGGCCGGCGGTGACACCGAGGTCACCGTGGTCATGCCCCATCGCGTGTACAAGCGGTTCTGGCACCGGTTGCTGCACGACCGCACCGCGGACGAGATGGCGCGCGCGATGAGCCAGCTCCAGCATGTCAACGTCACCCAGATCCCGTACCACCTCGGCGCGCCGTCGCTGACGGTCGAGCAGGTCCAGTCGGACGGCGAGCGCATGGACTCGCCGCACGCATGA
- a CDS encoding TrkA family potassium uptake protein: MHVVVVGCGRVGSELAGMLEKSGHTVAVVDKRREAFRRLPTGFGGTTVVGFGFDRDTLAEAGIERAGALAAVTSGDNSNIMSARVARETFEVERVVARIYDPRRAVIYQRLGIPTVATVSWTTDQVMRRLLPGAHPADWVDGSGQVALVERDLPAHWAGKKLAELQEPGRFVLTAVTRLGGARVFDGDLVGQEGDVLHFVVDMNDLDALRARLQGAGDEGGGH, translated from the coding sequence GTGCACGTCGTCGTCGTCGGGTGCGGTCGGGTCGGGAGCGAGCTCGCCGGCATGCTCGAGAAGTCCGGTCACACCGTCGCGGTCGTCGACAAGCGGCGCGAGGCGTTCCGCCGGCTGCCGACCGGCTTCGGGGGCACGACGGTCGTCGGCTTCGGCTTCGACCGCGACACGCTCGCCGAGGCGGGCATCGAGCGGGCGGGCGCGCTCGCCGCGGTGACGAGCGGCGACAACTCGAACATCATGTCGGCGCGCGTCGCGCGCGAGACGTTCGAGGTCGAGCGGGTCGTGGCCCGCATCTACGACCCGCGTCGCGCCGTGATCTATCAGCGGCTCGGGATCCCGACCGTGGCCACCGTCTCCTGGACGACCGACCAGGTGATGCGGCGGTTGCTCCCGGGTGCGCACCCGGCGGACTGGGTCGACGGCAGCGGGCAGGTCGCGCTCGTCGAGCGCGATCTCCCCGCGCACTGGGCGGGCAAGAAGCTCGCGGAGCTCCAGGAGCCGGGCCGGTTCGTCCTCACCGCGGTCACGCGGCTCGGCGGTGCGCGCGTCTTCGACGGCGATCTCGTCGGCCAGGAAGGCGACGTGCTGCACTTCGTCGTCGACATGAACGACCTCGACGCGCTGCGCGCGCGATTGCAGGGCGCGGGCGACGAAGGAGGCGGGCACTGA
- a CDS encoding TrkA family potassium uptake protein produces MRVAIAGAGNVGTFIASELVANGHAVLLIEQDPDVAGKVPTAAGLDVKVADACEVSSLKEAGLDTCDVVVAATGDDEDNLVVSLLAKQEFAVPRVIARVNHPKNEWLFNESWGVDLSVSTPHLITALVDEAVSVGRLVRLFQLEGGQVRLVEVRLDEQSTITGKAIREVDVPRDATFVAIVRDDHVVMARGDTVFHPGDEVLALVTPDSEDEVRNLLTGG; encoded by the coding sequence ATGCGCGTCGCGATCGCGGGGGCGGGCAACGTCGGGACGTTCATCGCGAGCGAGCTCGTCGCGAACGGCCACGCCGTGCTGCTGATCGAGCAGGACCCCGACGTCGCCGGGAAGGTCCCGACCGCGGCCGGTCTCGACGTGAAGGTCGCCGACGCGTGCGAGGTGTCGTCGCTCAAGGAGGCGGGACTCGACACGTGCGACGTCGTCGTGGCCGCGACCGGTGACGACGAGGACAACCTCGTCGTCTCGCTGCTCGCGAAGCAGGAGTTCGCGGTGCCCCGCGTCATCGCGCGCGTGAACCACCCGAAGAACGAGTGGCTCTTCAACGAGTCGTGGGGCGTCGACCTGTCCGTCTCGACGCCGCACCTCATCACCGCGCTCGTCGACGAGGCGGTGAGTGTCGGCCGGCTCGTGCGGCTGTTCCAGCTCGAGGGTGGCCAGGTGCGCCTCGTCGAGGTCCGGCTGGACGAGCAGTCGACGATCACCGGGAAGGCGATCCGCGAGGTCGACGTGCCCCGCGACGCGACGTTCGTCGCGATCGTGCGCGACGACCACGTCGTGATGGCGCGCGGTGACACCGTGTTCCACCCCGGCGACGAGGTGCTCGCGCTCGTGACACCCGACTCGGAGGACGAGGTCCGCAACCTGCTCACAGGGGGCTGA